The sequence ACAGGTATTTGAACAGGTTGCTCAGCAGCACTGAACTAACGACCATCGCGCAAACGAATTTCAGCGTGCCCACCTGCCCATATTGATGGAAGAAATACGAGAAGTAATAGTTGAACCAACCAACCCCATCCAGCAACGACTCGGGCCGAGGGTTCGCACTCTGAAAATCAGCCAGCTTCGACTGGTTGAATAAGACGTTGAGGAGCGGAATCAGCAGCGCAAAATTGACCGTTGCAAACAGCGCCGCCAGTAGCGACGTCAGCACAAACGGCACCAGAAACCGCCCCAGCGGTCGGCCAAATGAAAGAAGGCGGAAATATGTATTCATGGCTTAGTTAATGTACAATGCACGATGAATACTGCACAATGACCCTACTTTGAGATTCATACTGTCTAGCCAACAGAGTCAGTGTACATTCTTCATTGTGCATTGTACATTCATCAAATATCGCCCAGCTGGGGGCGTAACAAAATTTCTTCCAGCACGGCGGTTTTGGGCAGCGAACAGGCCGTCCAGATCGCATCGGCTACGTCGGTGGGTTGCATAAACCGGTCGGCAGGCAGGTCGACTCCCTCCCAACTCGCCGTCAGCGTGGCGCCGGGCAATACAGCAGTAACGCGCACACCGCTGGGTTTAAGTTCCTCACGCAGCACCCGGCTCATGCCCAGCAGCGCAAACTTCGAGATACAATATGACCCGCCGTTGGTGTAGGCCGTGATGCTGGCCGTTGAGCACATCATAATAATATGGCCATCGCGCCGGGCCATCATATCGCCAACCAGGCCGCGCGTCAGGTGGTAGGCGCTGGCTACGTTGGTGTTCATCAACTGCTCAAACGTGCCCTCGGCTTCGTTGTGAATCTGCCCCGGCTGAAACGTACCTGTATTATTGACCAGCACGTCGACCGGCCGATTCAACCCGCGAACGTACTCAACCAGGGCATCCACACCCGCCCGGGTGCTCAGGTCGGCGGCAAACGGGAGCCGGTCGGGCCCATCGACATCGGCCACGTTGCGTGCGCACACAACTGCCTCGTAGCCTTCCTGCACAAATTTATCGACGATGGCCCGGCCAATGCCCTTGGAGCCGCCCGTAACGACGATCAGTTTTTTCATGCGGCAAAGGTCGGCGGAAATGCCGGAACGTGGATGACACGGATGCCGTAGATAACTGCGGATTTTTGTATTCGTCGGACATCACCGCGTCAATGGACCTGCGCTAATCCATATAATGCGCGTCATCTGCGTTCCCAACCCCGAAATTTCTAAGTTGCTGGTTCCCTGATTCAGAAAGAGTTCGTATCTTTGCGGCCTTGTTAGCAAACGACTGAGGTGAACGCATTACGTCCATACGATATCAACATTGCCGGTCTGGAAAATAAACGGTACGAGTACGACTTTACGTCGGACAAATCGTTTTTTCAAGTCCTTGAGCAGCAGCTGATTGGCGATGGCAATGTGACCACGCACCTAGTACTCGATAAGTCAGAGACCATGATTCGGCTGGACTTCTCGATTCAGGGTAGTGTGGAACAGATTTGCGATCGCAGCCTTGATCCGTACGACGAATCAGTGGATACGAACCGGACGTTGTACCTCAAATTTGCTGACCGGAACGAGGAACTGACCGATGAAATTGAACTGATCGAGCGGAATACGCAGACGATCAATGTGGCCCGCTACATCTTCGATTTCATTGTGCTGGCATTGCCCATGAAACGGCTGCACCCTCGGTTCCGGGCCACCGAAGAGGATGACGACGAGGAGTCGGAAGGTAAATTGATTTATACCTCCGGTTCAACCACCGACGCCGACGAGACCAATGAAGAAACACCCGCAGTGGACCCCCGCTGGGAAGCCCTGCGTAAATTGAGTAATAATTAATTGTAGAGTTTTCAGTCCACTGTCTTCTGTTTACTGTAATTCTGTAACGAGGGCCTTGGAAACTGAAAACAGCGAACTGAAAACTGTAAACTGACTTATGGCACACCCCAAGCGACGCCACTCATCGACCCGCCGCGACAAACGCCGGACGCATTACAAAGCCACGCCTGTAACGCTGGCTACCGACGCCTCAACGGGCGAAGTTCACGAGCGTCACCACGCCCACGTATTCGAAGGGAACCTCTTCTACCGTGGCAAAATGATCGTTGAAGGCTACAAAACAGTTTCATAAGTTTCGTTTCGACGTTTTCTGCAATGCTGCTTGCACTATGGCGGCGCCGATGCGGAGCAACCGAAAACGTAAAACCAGAAACTGGTAAACTGAAGCAGGTATTCCGCCGGCGTCTGACTCAGATGAAGGCGGAATACTTTTTTTTGGCCCCTCCCTGCTAATTTTACGCCCTTGTTCTACCGTTCGGAGCGTGGGGTATGTAAGGATGAGAGCACAAGACAACGGGTTTCGTCATTCCGATTCCTTCCCTTCGATTCACTGACCGATTGTATTCAATGAAGATTGCTGTGGACGCCATGGGTGGTGATTTTGCGCCAGATGCCATCATCGAAGGCGTAGCGTTAGCCATCAGAGCTGGCTTGCCTGATCAGGTTAGTATCGTCTTAATCGGTCAACAGGCTGTTATCGACGAGCAACTTCAACGGCACGGTGTAGCCAATCACCCAGCCCTTGAAGTCATGCATGCCGACGATGTGGTTGAGATGGGCGAGCACCCCACCAAAGCCCTGTCGCAGAAGCCAAACTCGAGTATTAGCATTGGTTTCAAACTCCTGAAAGAAAAGCAGGTCGATGCCTTTTGCAGTGCCGGGAATACCGGTGCCATGCACGTGGGCGCACTGTTTAGTATCAAGGCAATTGAGGGCGTGATCCGCCCCTGCATTGCCGGCTTTGTTCCTCAGCTCAACGGCGGCACGGCCATTATGCTCGACATTGGGGCCAATGCCGATTGTAAACCCGAAATGCTGGCTCAGTTTGGCGAGTTAGGGTCTATTTACGCCCAGTACACGTTTGGCATCGATCAGCCCCGGGTGGCGCTGATGAACATTGGCGAAGAAGAGCAGAAAGGCTCGTTGATTGCGCAGGCTGCGCACCAGATGCTGAAAGAGTCGCGCCGCATCCATTTCGTGGGCAACATCGAAGGGAAAGACATGTTCCTGAACCGGGCCGACGTCATCGTGACCGACGGCTTCACGGGCAATGCCCTGTTCAAACTGGGCGAATCGTTTTACAATATTGTAACGGAACGGGGTTTCAACGACGAGTTTATCGACCGGACCAATTATGAATCGGTTGGCGGGAGTCCCATCATCGGGGTAAACGGCAACGTGATTATTGCCCACGGTATTTCGTCGGCAACGGCCATTAAAAATATGCTCAACTTAGCTATCCGGCAGGTTGAAGCCGATGCCCACCGGAAGATCGCTCAAGCGCTCAGCTGAGGCCCCGTAAGTAAAAAACAATGATGAGAGCAGCAATTACCGGTGTACATGGCTACGTACCTGACTACATTCTGACCAACGCGGAGTTGGAACGGATGGTAGACACCAATGATGAGTGGATTACCACACGCACCGGCATCAAAGAACGGCACATCCTGAAAGGCGAAGGCATGGGGTCGTCGCACATGGGCGCTGAGGCCGTTCGGGGGTTGCTAACAAAAACGAACACG comes from Fibrella aestuarina BUZ 2 and encodes:
- a CDS encoding SDR family oxidoreductase, with the protein product MKKLIVVTGGSKGIGRAIVDKFVQEGYEAVVCARNVADVDGPDRLPFAADLSTRAGVDALVEYVRGLNRPVDVLVNNTGTFQPGQIHNEAEGTFEQLMNTNVASAYHLTRGLVGDMMARRDGHIIMMCSTASITAYTNGGSYCISKFALLGMSRVLREELKPSGVRVTAVLPGATLTASWEGVDLPADRFMQPTDVADAIWTACSLPKTAVLEEILLRPQLGDI
- a CDS encoding YceD family protein; amino-acid sequence: MNALRPYDINIAGLENKRYEYDFTSDKSFFQVLEQQLIGDGNVTTHLVLDKSETMIRLDFSIQGSVEQICDRSLDPYDESVDTNRTLYLKFADRNEELTDEIELIERNTQTINVARYIFDFIVLALPMKRLHPRFRATEEDDDEESEGKLIYTSGSTTDADETNEETPAVDPRWEALRKLSNN
- the rpmF gene encoding 50S ribosomal protein L32 — its product is MAHPKRRHSSTRRDKRRTHYKATPVTLATDASTGEVHERHHAHVFEGNLFYRGKMIVEGYKTVS
- the plsX gene encoding phosphate acyltransferase PlsX produces the protein MKIAVDAMGGDFAPDAIIEGVALAIRAGLPDQVSIVLIGQQAVIDEQLQRHGVANHPALEVMHADDVVEMGEHPTKALSQKPNSSISIGFKLLKEKQVDAFCSAGNTGAMHVGALFSIKAIEGVIRPCIAGFVPQLNGGTAIMLDIGANADCKPEMLAQFGELGSIYAQYTFGIDQPRVALMNIGEEEQKGSLIAQAAHQMLKESRRIHFVGNIEGKDMFLNRADVIVTDGFTGNALFKLGESFYNIVTERGFNDEFIDRTNYESVGGSPIIGVNGNVIIAHGISSATAIKNMLNLAIRQVEADAHRKIAQALS